A genomic stretch from Flavobacterium sp. KS-LB2 includes:
- a CDS encoding methyltransferase: MYEKTFPNKRFKHTLEFLKKHVSTSETILDLGVENPFSKIMKSEGFAVTNTTGEDLDKDQSVFSTEKKDVVTAFEIFEHLLNPYTILSEIKSDKLFISIPMRLWFSPAYRSKTDMWDRHYHEFEDWQLDWLLEKTGWKIVDREKWTNPVKKFGLRPLLRKFTNRYYIVYAERAKI; encoded by the coding sequence ATGTACGAAAAAACGTTTCCCAATAAAAGATTCAAACATACTTTAGAATTTCTAAAAAAACACGTCTCAACTTCAGAAACCATATTAGATTTAGGCGTAGAAAATCCTTTTTCTAAAATCATGAAATCCGAAGGATTTGCAGTTACAAATACAACAGGAGAAGACTTAGACAAAGACCAATCCGTATTTTCAACAGAAAAAAAAGATGTGGTAACCGCTTTCGAAATCTTTGAACATTTATTGAATCCTTACACGATTTTAAGCGAAATAAAATCAGATAAACTTTTTATATCTATCCCAATGCGCTTGTGGTTTTCACCAGCTTATCGAAGCAAAACCGATATGTGGGACAGACATTACCATGAATTTGAAGATTGGCAATTGGACTGGCTTTTGGAAAAAACAGGTTGGAAAATAGTCGACCGTGAAAAATGGACAAATCCCGTAAAGAAATTTGGTCTTCGTCCCTTATTGAGAAAATTTACCAACAGATATTATATTGTTTACGCTGAAAGAGCTAAGATTTAA
- a CDS encoding glycosyltransferase family 2 protein, whose protein sequence is MNYYIVIPAHNEEAFIALTLDSLISQTVLPKKVVIVNDNSTDKTAEIVTAYAKENPFISLVNKTSSAIHLPGSKVIQAFHKGFETLDEEYDVIVKLDADLILPNNYFETILNIFEKDATIGMAGGFAYIEKNGEWILENLTDKDHIRGAFKAYRKACFQQIGNLKPAMGWDTVDELLSKFYGWKVVTDASLIVKHLKPTGANYNKTARYKQGEAFYTLGYGFLITSIASAKLAMMKKRPVLFLDYIKGFWKAKAAKTPLLVTAEQAKFIRKYRLKKMKEKIF, encoded by the coding sequence ATGAATTATTATATTGTTATTCCGGCTCATAACGAAGAAGCTTTCATCGCTTTAACTTTAGATTCTTTGATTTCTCAAACTGTTTTACCCAAAAAAGTAGTGATTGTCAATGACAATTCTACTGATAAAACAGCTGAAATAGTAACCGCTTACGCCAAAGAAAATCCGTTTATCTCTTTAGTAAATAAAACTTCCAGCGCAATACATTTACCGGGAAGTAAAGTTATTCAGGCTTTTCATAAAGGATTCGAAACATTGGACGAAGAGTATGATGTCATCGTAAAACTGGATGCCGACTTAATTCTGCCCAACAATTATTTCGAGACTATTTTAAATATTTTCGAAAAAGATGCAACAATAGGAATGGCTGGCGGATTTGCATACATTGAAAAAAATGGCGAATGGATTCTGGAAAATCTAACCGATAAAGATCATATTCGTGGCGCATTCAAAGCCTACAGAAAAGCATGCTTCCAACAAATAGGGAATTTAAAACCGGCTATGGGTTGGGATACTGTTGATGAATTATTGTCAAAATTTTACGGCTGGAAAGTCGTTACCGATGCTTCCTTAATCGTGAAACATTTAAAACCAACTGGAGCAAATTACAACAAAACAGCCCGTTATAAACAAGGAGAAGCGTTTTACACTTTAGGATATGGTTTTTTAATCACTTCCATCGCTTCGGCAAAATTGGCAATGATGAAAAAAAGACCAGTACTCTTTTTAGATTATATAAAAGGATTTTGGAAAGCAAAAGCGGCAAAAACTCCATTATTGGTGACCGCAGAACAAGCTAAATTCATTCGTAAGTATCGTTTAAAGAAAATGAAAGAGAAAATTTTCTAA